The nucleotide sequence AATATCTACACAAGAGATCAGAAAAACTttaataaccaaaaaataatgtatctaCTAACTGCTGTAAGGTGTCTTACATGGCCCTCTAGAAGAGATTCTTCGAGAAACGCAATGATGATTAACACAGCCGCAAAGCCGCCAGACACAAACGAGACGAACTTTGCAATGATGGAGATGATAGGCGAGGGGAACTGGTTCAGATATTGGGACGCATGTTCTGCACTGCTGTTAATCCGGTGCTTGAACAAATGGTCAACCTGTTACAGAAAACAAACAGAttagagaaggcaacaacactgAAGCAGCAGCTTTGACAGAAGGTAACTAACTAACCTCATTGAACTCCCTGAAGAGCCATCTAGACAAATTGGACCATCTTCTAGAGGATGCAGTGCTTGGATGATTGTAAAACTGTTCAGCATGCCTCAGGAATAGATACACCAACATGAAGATGACAAGAAATGGTGACAGCAGAAGCATAGCAAGCCCAACCACAAACAGCCGTTTCTTCAGTGTCTCAGGGTTTGATACAAAGTCCCTTCTTACACGAAAATTGCTGCAGAATCAAAACGCCTGAATTAGAAAAAAACGGACAATACTCAGCCCATTTAAACTGAAACTGTCATCTTCATTACATTCCTTTACAACACAAACTTTCGCTTTAGAAGCTGATGAAACCTTAAATCTACAATGTTACTTGAAAGCAGTTTTCCAATTAGATCAGAGATTAGCGAGGAGAATAGCATATACCAGTCAAACATGCTCTGCAGTATGCACCAGTTCAGGGTCCACTCAAGGGTCTTTGTCAGTACAAGGTGATGTTGCGTCCCATCTGGGGCAGTTTTGACTAATGGACCAGCACCAGGGATCCAATGGGAGATTGGGAAAGAAAGCAAACCTTTGTTGAGTATTCCAATCAAGTAGTTCTCTTTCCGCATAAGGCGCATCACAATATCATGAGCTGAAAGATCCTTAACCACGCAAAGGCGTTGTGAACTTTGTAACTGAACAACCTTTTCAAGGACTGTTTCCCATGGCATAGTCAGGATCTCGTTGTCTGTGACATGAAGGCTGCAAAAATTTACAAACACAAATAAGAAACTAGGTTATGATCTAAACTGTTTGTAACATGTTGTCTCTTTCAACTTACCTGTTGTAATAAAAGTGCCGGAAGTCTAACGTATCCTTCAATTGTGCAAAGAACCTTAAGAAGCAGAAGAGCCAGTACAGAGAGAAGAGAGCCAAGTATCCAACGATTATAGCCGTTGTGAGCGTGAAAGGGGATAGAGGGTGCTCATGGATAGCTTCTTTCACAAGATCACACGGCTTAGTCCCCGATTCAACTGCATCCATTCCACATTTCGCGTTCTTAAGACCACGCCAATCCACATACAGCAAGAAGAACCCAGAGAAGCATATGATGAAGCCGAGACTCAGAAGCTCAACAGCCCACTTAACAATAATACACCAAAGGCCTTTGTCCCTGTAGTAGCTGTAGAGCTTCTCGAAGAAGAGATCCAAATCAGCGATGGGTTGTACGTTTAAGCTCTCTCCGTTGAGAAGCCCCGACGGGCTCTCGCTGCCAGGGCTTGGTACTCCTCCGTAGTTGGATAGCTCAATCTCGTGCGACACATTATCAAGTAATCCAGTGGTTAAAGACGATGAGGGCTCACCACGTTGCCATTTAAAGAAGTTGAATACATTTGGAGGTTTTTGCCCCCCACTCATCATTCGAAAAGACTGACGATTGACCAACACAACCAGTCCATTCCCCGCTTAGTTACCACTTGGAAAATTTAATAAAGTAATGCCCTCACGAAAATGCAGCAACAGATCCTGCATCAAACATCAAATGGATAAAGTATGCAATTTGTGGCATAACTTGCTAAAGacttgttttttattattacttcCGATGATGATTGATACTATAAACTAGCAACCTAACCTTGCTTAACACTCAAATCACTATTCAATCCAAAAACTTCCTTTTTCTTATCCATCAAGTACTTAGCAATGAAACGATGCAATTTAAGAAACATTTAAACACAGAGGAGAGGAGAGAAACATATACTCAATCTAGACAGCAACCATTGCACAAACAAACATTCATTGATCAAACCCAATTCCCTTAAACCAGAAGAAGAGCTTTGTCGTCTACTATTAGCATCGATTCAATCAGGAACGATACAATTCTTTACGAAACTGAAACGTCAAACCTCAACGCCCAAAACCCATTAGCTAACAGGACAAACTCCTCCAAACCCACTAACTAATTCCCCTCAAGGTatcataaaaatcaaaactttatcgATGACTAGAAACAAAAAAGATCAAACCTTTCGAGCGACCCACAAAAGGAAGAGCAGAGAGGAAGCGAAGTTCAGCTATGAGAATCCAACAGGACTTGTTCTCAGGCGGTGGAaatttggatgaagaagttgcgaattgaattgaattgaattgaattgatcgaaggaggaggaggagaagaagaatggAATTGGGGTTTGCGTGGAAGAAAAGAGgagtgatatataaaataatatgatccTTTATGCCTTGGAGGACTTGATTTGggctttctttctttcttctcttctctttctcttgcAGATACTCTTTAGCCAAAGAAACGTGATCACGACGAGTCCCTCTTTTCTTctattcttccttttttttaccCCCTAGTTCCTCTGTTACATCTtaggtttaaaaaataaaaaaaaaaagtaaaaatcaaatattctttttctttttgataattaaaaaggaaaatcagATCTTTATATAGAGGCTAAATTAGGGTTGGAgcaagtgtttttaaaaccggacagGAAGTTGAACCGGATAATTACTTAACTCATTGTTCAATATGGTTTAATCGGCTTAAACATTCCTTATCCACTAAAGTAGTTTCATATATGTTTAGTAGGTTCCTGTTTagtatacaaattttaaaatgatacataaataaaatataaataaattttaaacataaaacatcgtagttttttaaatagttgatttatatattttgatagttTTATTGGTTTTTATCAGTTCAACAACTTAAAAATCTAATTTGGTTATAAATCTTATGTGGCTACATGAACGGTTTATAGTCGAATTATTAAACCTAACTTCACAACGTGACCAGTCGGATCTAAtcatcggttcggttttaaaaacactagtGAACCAAATACGacacttttaatatttaatgtgatACTTTAAAAGCAATTAAAAGGATAATTCTCATCATGGACCAATTATTTTTAGTAGGCTACCGGCCCATTTTATAAAAAGACTACTTCTGGAAGTATGTAATGTGACTACCTACTAATGAAGAAAGCCCTCTAATCAACTCGATTTTTCTTTGACATTGGGTAACACGACATCCTCGATGAAGCTCCCTCCAAAAAATTTGTATCGACAGACGGTTAGTACGACATTTTTGATGTATACATTTTTTCAACAGCAGACGACCTACAGAGCTCTTGAACTTTTGATAAGCTCCGCATCGTATATCtgcaaaaaaaattgcataGTTTGCGAATCGAAAgatataaaaacttttaaacttTAACTATTAGACTATGGTGCTTCTACagtcaattatattttaacggGATTATTTTTTACAGACAAAACTTCTATCTAACAAAacctataatttttaatttttatacatgagTTATAGATTTCATATGTTTCgtacataattaatatttaaatttgtgtatataattttgttttctcattAGGCCCATGCCAAAAACACCCGCCTCAT is from Brassica napus cultivar Da-Ae chromosome A4, Da-Ae, whole genome shotgun sequence and encodes:
- the LOC106447033 gene encoding autophagy-related protein 9-like, with protein sequence MMSGGQKPPNVFNFFKWQRGEPSSSLTTGLLDNVSHEIELSNYGGVPSPGSESPSGLLNGESLNVQPIADLDLFFEKLYSYYRDKGLWCIIVKWAVELLSLGFIICFSGFFLLYVDWRGLKNAKCGMDAVESGTKPCDLVKEAIHEHPLSPFTLTTAIIVGYLALFSLYWLFCFLRFFAQLKDTLDFRHFYYNSLHVTDNEILTMPWETVLEKVVQLQSSQRLCVVKDLSAHDIVMRLMRKENYLIGILNKGLLSFPISHWIPGAGPLVKTAPDGTQHHLVLTKTLEWTLNWCILQSMFDCNFRVRRDFVSNPETLKKRLFVVGLAMLLLSPFLVIFMLVYLFLRHAEQFYNHPSTASSRRWSNLSRWLFREFNEVDHLFKHRINSSAEHASQYLNQFPSPIISIIAKFVSFVSGGFAAVLIIIAFLEESLLEGHIFGRNLFWYAAVFGTITAISRAAISDELLVLDPVGTMAAVVQHTHYMPKRWRGKENKDDVRLELETLFQYTGMMLLEEIASIFITPFLLMFIVPKRVDDILQFIRDFTVDIEGVGNVCSFSAFDFENHGNAKYGSPRNVSRENRSSQGKMEKSFLSFQSSYPSWESDSLGKQFLSNLRAFRDRKLQEINTRHTFSPSRAWREAPIFRPGHIDNNSVLYRDAPRNPRNHIDSMWLIDSDQRNHPYLLDWYYTSQPHNRTDHHPVERVVNELLTPNLDGVDCWPPNLGVRGGDMEASTSGQFFRGSILRQREPEGEENYGHHHPLDGRSQWWGRGGDGSSHNGASHPAAANSFIEPPDFINPYTARNLLDNSWEGRSIEEEEEEEGLDWGDDARRNLSRTTFMDDDDDDVEGGIGLHFGDVYSSRTS